The Opitutus sp. ER46 sequence AGGGGTGAAAATCGATTCCCGCGGGCAGCGCGAGGTTGTCGCGCGCCAGGCGCTGCTGCACGACCGCCGCCTCCGAGGCCATCTCCTGATCCATGCCCTCAAGCTCGACGTGGTAGAGGTTGAGCAGCGTTCCGCTGGCGAAGAGGACAACCGCGGCCGTGGTCACGAGGGCCGACCACACGGCAAACTTGGACTGGATGGAGAGCGCCATCAAACGTCGGCCTGAAGCGCGTAACCGATGCCGCGAACCGTCTGCAGGAGCTTGCGCGGGAACGGGTCATCGAGCTTGCGGCGCAGCCGCTGGATCGCGACGTCGACGAAATTGGTGCCGGCGTCAAACTGATGGCCCCACACGGTCTGGCTGATCTCCACGCGGGTGACGACCTTGCCCGGGGTGCGCAACAGGCACTCGAGCAGCGAGAACTCGCGGGGGGTTAGGTCGATGCGTGTCGCGCCGCGACGGACCTCGCGCGTGACGAGGTTGAGCGAGAGATCCGCGAGCGTCAGGACGGTCAGCCCGGTGCCGGTGTGCCGGCGCAGGACAGCCCGGAGTCGGGCGATGAGCTCGACCACCGAGAACGGTTTCGGGATGTAGTCGTCGGCACCCAGGTTGAGGCCGGTGACGCGCTCATCGAGGTCGCCGCGCGCCGTGAGCAGGATGACGGGGGTTGAGTTGTGTTCGCGGCGAAGCTTCTGGAGCACGCTGAGCCCGTCGCGGCCCGGCAGCATGATATCCATGATGATGCCGTCGAAGCTGCCGGCGCTTGCGACGTCCGCCGCGGTGTCGCCGTCGTGGCAGACCTCGACTGCAAACCCCTGCTCCTCGAGGCCGGCCCGGACAAATGCCGCGACCTTCTTTTCGTCTTCGACCACCAGGATGCGCATCGGTGGCCAGCGTAGCCGGGGCGGGCGGGTGGACCAGAGCGAATTTACGCCGCCCCGGACCCGGAAAATCTGAGATGACGCTTGGCTAACGCCAAGATGACGGTTTTGTCATCTTTCTAGCAGGAAACGTAGGAGACGCCTCTATCCGTATCGTATGCCCGCTCCCACACCCTCCTCCGGTGCGCTTGCTCCGGACGCTGCCAACCTTTCCCCAACCCCCCTCGTCCCCAATTCCGAAGTGCCAGGCACTCCAGTCGAAGTCGGCAAGGACTCGCGGCCACCGGTCGCAGAGCTCCCTCGCCGAAGCTGGCTGGCGCGGCTGGTGAGCCGGCGGCATGGCGGGGCGTGGCTGACGGTGGGCCTGATCCTGGTCGCCAGCTGCCTGATGCGGCTGGCCTTGCTGGCGAAGGCGGGCGGGGAGGCGGGGTGGGATGCGAGCCTGTTGGGGGCCTTTGCCTGGGGCACGGCCTTCGACCTGGGTACCGCGCTTTGGTGGTCGCTGCCGGTGGCGCTGTTGCTGGCGGCCCTCCCGGCCCGGTTTTTCGAACGTCGCGTGGGGCGGGCGCTGGCGTGGCTCGCGCTCTTTGCCGGGGTGTACGCGTTGGGTTTTACGGCGCTCGCGGAGTGGGTGTTCTGGGATGAGTTTGGCGTCCGCTTCAACTTCATCGCGGTGGATTACCTCGTGTACACGACGGAGGTCGTGGGGAATATCCGCGAGTCGTACCCGATGCCCCTGCTCCTGGGCGGGCTGGCCGTGCTCTCGGCCGGCGGCGTGTGGCTCATCAGCCGCACCGGACTGATCGCCGCGTGGCTGGCGCATCCGGCGGAACCGGCGCGCCGCCGGTGGCGCGCGGCGGCCGGGTGGGCTGTCGCCGCAGTGCTGGTGGGGATGGCGCTGCAGCAGGACCGGCTGCCGCGGTTTGCCAATGCGTACAACGCGGAGCTCGCCAAGAACGGTCCCTGGTCGTTCTTCGCGGCGTTCCGGGCCAACGAGCTCGATTTCGACACGTTCTATCCGACCGAAAACATTGACGCGGCCTTCTCCCGGGTGCGTCGCCGACTCGAGGGCTCCCCGAGCGCCGCGGCGGTGGCGACCGTGGCGGGCACCCGCGACCTGCTCCGACCGGTGGTGCATGCCGGGCCCGAACGGCGGCTGAACGTGATCCAGATCACGGTGGAGAGCCTGAGCGCGAGCTTCCTGACGCGCTATGGCAACAAGGAGGGCATCACGCCGAACCTCGATGCGCTGATGCCCTCGGCGCTGGTCTTCGACCGCTTTTATGCGACGGGCAACCGCACCGACCGGGGCATGGAGGCGCTGACGCTCAGCGTGCCGCCCACGCCGGGGCGCTCGCTGGTGAAACGGCCCGTGAACGACGGGTTGTTCACGCTCGGCTCGGTCTTCCGCAGCAAGGGGTACGCGACGACGTTCGTGTACAGCGGCTACGGATACTTCGACAACATGAACGCCTTCTTTGGCGGCAATGGGTACAAGGTCGTGGACCGGGCCGGTGTGGCGAAGGAGGACATCACCTTTGCCAACGCTTGGGGCGCCTGCGACGAGGATCTCTATCGCTGGGCGCTGCGGGAGGCGGACGCCGAGTACGCCGCCGGCCGGCCCTTCTATCAGTTCGTGATGACGACCTCGAATCACCGCCCCTTCACGTTTCCCGACGGCCGGATTGACCTGCCGTCGAAGACGTCGCGCCGGGCGGGCGGGGTGAAGTACACCGACTATGCCATCGGCCAGCTCCTGCGGCAGGCGGCGACCAAGCCCTGGTTCAAGGACACGATCTTCGTGATCGTGGCGGACCACTGTGCGTCGAGCGCCGGGAAGACC is a genomic window containing:
- a CDS encoding LTA synthase family protein, which gives rise to MPGTPVEVGKDSRPPVAELPRRSWLARLVSRRHGGAWLTVGLILVASCLMRLALLAKAGGEAGWDASLLGAFAWGTAFDLGTALWWSLPVALLLAALPARFFERRVGRALAWLALFAGVYALGFTALAEWVFWDEFGVRFNFIAVDYLVYTTEVVGNIRESYPMPLLLGGLAVLSAGGVWLISRTGLIAAWLAHPAEPARRRWRAAAGWAVAAVLVGMALQQDRLPRFANAYNAELAKNGPWSFFAAFRANELDFDTFYPTENIDAAFSRVRRRLEGSPSAAAVATVAGTRDLLRPVVHAGPERRLNVIQITVESLSASFLTRYGNKEGITPNLDALMPSALVFDRFYATGNRTDRGMEALTLSVPPTPGRSLVKRPVNDGLFTLGSVFRSKGYATTFVYSGYGYFDNMNAFFGGNGYKVVDRAGVAKEDITFANAWGACDEDLYRWALREADAEYAAGRPFYQFVMTTSNHRPFTFPDGRIDLPSKTSRRAGGVKYTDYAIGQLLRQAATKPWFKDTIFVIVADHCASSAGKTELPVWNYHIPLIIYAPGGQVQPGVVSTLASQVDYAPTLLGLLGWSYPSRFFGVDVLAPDHPEGRALMGTYQKLGLYRGDKLAVIEPVRRSASYSYDRTTHAQLPIDPDPELMADAVAYYQTASWLFAHRVQRALESKGAGR
- a CDS encoding response regulator transcription factor; its protein translation is MRILVVEDEKKVAAFVRAGLEEQGFAVEVCHDGDTAADVASAGSFDGIIMDIMLPGRDGLSVLQKLRREHNSTPVILLTARGDLDERVTGLNLGADDYIPKPFSVVELIARLRAVLRRHTGTGLTVLTLADLSLNLVTREVRRGATRIDLTPREFSLLECLLRTPGKVVTRVEISQTVWGHQFDAGTNFVDVAIQRLRRKLDDPFPRKLLQTVRGIGYALQADV